A genomic region of Miscanthus floridulus cultivar M001 chromosome 3, ASM1932011v1, whole genome shotgun sequence contains the following coding sequences:
- the LOC136546147 gene encoding uncharacterized protein, whose product MGRLVDGIKEKLGGAGGGRKTAAAAACYDKVDKTESMRVEIRSRRARQLIAKNLAAADSITGSTSSPRGGGGCGGGKKTKKRFLVF is encoded by the coding sequence ATGGGGAGGCTGGTGGACGGCATCAAGGAGAAGCTGGGCGGGGCCGGCGGCGGGAggaagacggcggcggcggcggcgtgctacGACAAGGTGGACAAGACGGAGAGCATGAGGGTGGAGATCAGGAGCCGCCGGGCGCGGCAGCTCATCGCCAAGAACCTCGCCGCCGCCGATTCCATCACCGGGAGCACGAGCAGCCCCCGtggcggcggcggttgcggcgGAGGCAAGAAGACGAAGAAGCGGTTCTTGGTCTTCTGA